A stretch of Mytilus edulis chromosome 11, xbMytEdul2.2, whole genome shotgun sequence DNA encodes these proteins:
- the LOC139496177 gene encoding uncharacterized protein, protein MLKLSCMKQKKYTEVIFKTLFQNCKIEFLHLNIALKTLLLSRDFDSLKILLCTFDTTIFDMNKLIEGILDIFRNRRHAESITKWLLQNFDPILFDISYILKKSCCADKLEFAQWLCRQFNFSNITLESVFIYACKHSAISVLQWLFEKISFPISFKEVIKEILFISMSVVIFFIQNFDLDRSDIDKLCRIYSREEVDQLEFQLCIFEAYGSKLVDVKLVFDSVCRLSSLAEVKWFMRIVDNNLHNFFSAIKKALRGNNDETFLFLFEFVKLIDLKEANKIFIKACYHGNLEPVKILHNKYGESLRISVAMKELCKNESITHKHFDVFKFLVSFSSPSIIDCQLLLNRACKSGDIENTTYLLYVFDPDIFEVRSAIHHAFDKFLSTGHKRHCEDITMLLLNRCQCTLSDIQAVMETVCSKGMVTLMKWLVLIFGPDSFDFRRILNIAISPINTEIFPLAFCQCRNSQIDLQNIIVSACKTGGNETLMIYIFFAVMVGLDQNLVVDTMHTILDIRCKHSTDITNEVIKFLFMKVDSNTVDFTSILKKSYTSGRNALVLWILKNIHHSLIDIQETLHEICRKGDIDSIEYLLHTRKYANLVNELCIHNAFSSGSFEMIKMLIQDFPRITIDTKVAMNNASSSGAFAVVQWLFYKYSICSYDLPFLEPLLDLKLARSVFDLNSAMLNACRNGNTDVVQWLLQLYSYETFDMRLSLIETSASGQADLVKWMLAVYDNDIFDIETSLISACKNGNLKVVQLFIDKFGIDAFHMETITTEACKSGNKKLVEWLHAPVSCELFEI, encoded by the coding sequence ATGTTGAAATTGTCTTGTATGAAACAGAAGAAATATACTGAAGTGATATTCAAgacattatttcaaaattgcaaaaTCGAATTCCTGCATTTAAATATAGCATTGAAAACTTTGCTGCTGTCACGAGACTTCGATTCGCTTAAGATCTTATTGTGTACATTTGATACTACCATTTTCGATATGAATAAACTTATTGAAGGCATTTTGGACATATTTAGGAACAGAAGACATGCTGAAAGCATTACAAAGTGGTTGTTACAGAATTTTGATCCAATATTGTTTGATATatcatacattttgaaaaaatcatGTTGTGCTGACAAATTAGAATTTGCTCAATGGCTGTGTCGTCAGTTCAATTTTTCCAATATTACTTTGGAATCAGTATTTATATATGCATGCAAGCATAGTGCTATTTCCGTACTGCAATGGTTATTTGAAAAGATATCATTTCCAATTAGCTTTAAAGAAGTtatcaaagaaattttatttataagtatGTCTGTCGTTATATTTTTCATTCAGAATTTTGATCTAGATCGATCTGACATTGATAAGTTATGTAGAATATATTCGAGAGAGGAGGTTGATCAGCTAGAATTTCAATTATGTATTTTTGAGGCGTATGGGAGTAAATTGGTCGACGTCAAGTTAGTGTTTGACAGTGTCTGTCGATTAAGCTCATTAGCAGAGGTGAAGTGGTTCATGAGAATAGTTGACAACAATCTTCATAATTTCTTTTCGGCCATAAAAAAAGCACTCCGGGGAAATAATGATGAAACCTTCCTGTTTTTATTTGAGTTTGTAAAACTAATTGACCTCAAGGAGGCCAATAAGATCTTTATTAAAGCTTGTTACCATGGTAATTTGGAACCTGTAAAAATCCTTCATAATAAGTATGGAGAATCACTTAGAATATCAGTAGCAATGAAAGAGCTTTGTAAAAACGAAAGTATAACACATaagcattttgatgtttttaagtttcttgtgtCGTTTTCTTCACCAAGTATCATAGACTGTCAATTACTTTTGAATCGGGCTTGTAAATCTGGCGACATAGAAAATACAACTTACTTATTATACGTCTTTGATCCTGATATATTTGAAGTACGCTCAGCAATTCACCATGCTTTCGACAAATTTTTATCAACCGGCCATAAACGACATTGTGAGGACATAACAATGTTGCTCTTAAATCGATGTCAGTGTACTTTGTCGGATATACAAGCTGTTATGGAAACAGTATGCAGTAAAGGAATGGTAACTTTAATGAAGTGGTTAGTCCTAATATTTGGTCCAGATTCTTTTGATTTCCGGAGAATTTTAAATATTGCGATCAGTCCTATAAACACTGAAATTTTTCCATTGGCATTTTGTCAGTGTAGGAATTCGCAAATTGATCTGCAGAATATCATCGTTAGTGCTTGTAAGACAGGTGGAAATGAGACATTAATGATTTACATCTTTTTCGCAGTAATGGTTGGACTAGATCAAAACTTGGTTGTTGATACAATGCATACTATCTTAGATATTCGATGTAAACATTCAACAGATATTACTAATGAAGTTATCAAGTTTTTGTTCATGAAGGTTGACAGCAATACTGTAGATTTTACGTCAATATTAAAAAAGAGCTATACGAGCGGACGAAATGCTTTAGTCTTATGGATTCTGAAAAACATACATCATTCCTTAATTGACATTCAAGAAACTTTACATGAAATATGTAGAAAGGGAGACATAGATAGCATAGAATACTTGCTTCATACGCGTAAATATGCAAATCTTGTAAACGAGTTGTGTATACATAATGCATTTAGCAGTGGGTCATTCgaaatgataaaaatgttaataCAAGATTTCCCTCGTATAACTATTGACACAAAAGTCGCTATGAACAATGCTTCTTCGAGTGGAGCCTTTGCAGTTGTGCAATGGCTATTCTATAAATATTCAATCTGTTCTTATGACCTACCGTTCTTGGAACCACTCTTGGATCTGAAATTAGCACGGTCGGTTTTCGATTTGAATTCTGCTATGCTCAACGCCTGTAGAAATGGTAACACAGATGTCGTACAATGGCTGCTTCAACTTTATTCTTATGAAACGTTCGACATGAGATTAAGTCTAATTGAAACAAGTGCGAGTGGACAGGCTGATTTAGTAAAATGGATGCTAGCAGTATATGATAACGACATTTTCGATATTGAAACTTCTTTAATATCTGCGTGTAAAAATGGAAATCTTAAAGTCGTTCAACTCTTCATTGACAAATTTGGGATAGATGCTTTTCATATGGAAACTATAACAACAGAAGCATGCAAAAGCGGAAATAAAAAGCTTGTGGAATGGCTTCATGCACCCGTTAGTTgcgaattatttgaaatataa